Genomic window (Pongo abelii isolate AG06213 chromosome 4, NHGRI_mPonAbe1-v2.0_pri, whole genome shotgun sequence):
AGCACCCACTTCCCCAGCCCCATCTCCTGCCTGTCCTGTAGGGCAACTGTCTAAAGACAGGGCTGTGGACCATGCCTGGGTGTTCACCCATCCTACTGCATCTCATGTCTACCCATAGTAGCCAGTACCTGCCCCCAAACATTCCTCCTGAGGCTGCCAGTTCTTGTAGGAAGTGGCCCCGGTGCCAGACTAACAGCTTTCCTAGGCTTCGGAACACCGAGATGATTTAGGGCCATCGCTGATCTTCACCTACCAGAGAAGTTTTTCACCAGGGGCTTTTCCGGACCTCAAAGTAACAGCCAGGTTAAGGAACCCCTGGCCTGGGGATGTCCTCCTGCCCACCCCCTGCAGACCACAGCCCACCTGTCCTGCCTGCTGCTAGGCGTCCTCCCACTCCTCCTGGCCTTGTTTGCACTGGAAAGTTGGGGTGCATCACCAGTGCACCTGAATGTATTATTTGCTTCCGCTTAAAGATCGTAAAGTCagtaaattgtttaaaatataactCATTTGAGGGTCTAGCTCCTGCAAAGTCTATTTGTCTTCTTTCAAAGCATGCCTTAACTCAGCCCCTTCCTTTATAAAACAGTCCAGCTCCACAGAAATTTTAAACAAACTGTCCCTCTCCTCTGCGCTTGGGCTCAGCCCCCTCCCGGTCACAGGCCTGCCTGGAAGAAGCAGATTGGGCCCTCTCAGCTACTTCTGTTTATATCTGGGCCCATTATCATGAAGGGCACTTTTATTTGAGGAGTTGAGTATTACATTAGCATTATAAAACAAATTGTTTTTCCATTGCTTGAGAGCCAGGGAGAATAAACCTGGACGGGCCATGGCCTCCTATTCAAATAAACTAACGTCATCCTGGGTACCAAGGAGCCTGATCCGCTCCCCTGTTCCCCGCTTGGGCCGAGTTGTCCTCCCGGCCGCCTCTTTGGTCCCCTGGCCTCCGGGGCTCAGTGGGCTGTTCCCAGGGAAGCCTCCACCGTCTCTCCACCAGGGCTGTGCAGTGACCCCGAGAGTCCAATGGCAGAAAGGATGGGGCTCATCACAGGGCCCTGGACCCCAAAGGTTACAAAGCACACACCCCTCCCCATCTGACCCCTCACCACCCCCAGCCGCACGCTCGGGCCTCCCTCCTCCTGTGCCTCCGGGACCGGCTCCCCACCTGCGGGAGGCCAAATGTGTGGCTCCAGAGACCCTCCACCTGAACTACCGGCTCCCAGAGCCCCAGTCAAGGCCGCCAGAGGTCGCGGAGGGTGAAGCCAATGGACCTGGACGCCGAGGCCCGGGAGAGGAAGGAGCGGGGTAATGGCTGTGgctggaaaccctcttctgactcCCCAGGCTGCCGGGTAGGCCTACTGTGGGATGGGATCAGGCGACCAGACGTGCTCTCCGTCTTCTCCATACCGGCCGCTGACTCCGCTGTGTCCCCTTGGATCCATCACCACCTCCAGGCAGCCCTCCAGCGGGTTCTGGTGGCGCCGAGCGCTTCGAGGGGGCTCAACGCGCTTTGTTGGGCCTGTAAAATCCGGCTTGTCGCATAAACTCCCTGAAGAAGAGAACAAACTTCCCAGAGCAGTGGCCCGCGGGGAGCGGTGCAGACACCGCGGCAACCCACTCGGAGCCCTCTGACCCTCCCTCCGTGTGCCCAAGGGGCGTCCCCAGAGGTGTCGCCTGCAAGGCGGCCGCGTACGTCGTTCTCAGTGCGGGTCCTGGGGGCGGCGGCGGTGCCGGGGGTACGGCCTGGGGTCCCGTCGGTGTCCCCTGCCCGCCTGGGCGCTGGGGCCACAGATCGGGGCTACTCGGCTCGCGCCGACCGAACGCTGCAGCCAGAGCGGTGGAAAAGCGCTGGGTAGGCCGGCCTGGGGCTGTCGAGCTCTGCTGCAGCGCGCAGCAGAAATACGGTGTGCAGGCAGGACCCGAAACATAAGAGACCGGGGggactggggaggaggggaaggctggCTGTGGCGGGAACCTGGGCGCTCGGCACCTCCCCTGGTCCCGGGGGCCCTGAACCCCCGCCGCCGTCGCCGCCGGACCCCGCGATCGTCCTGAACCCGGACCAGGCGCTTTCGGTTTCCCGGCGGTCTGCGGCGCTGCTTTGTTCACCCTGCGCGCGCGGTCCCCAGAGTCCCGAGCTGCGGGCCTGAGGCTGAGGGCGAGGGAGCGAGGCGAGCACCCGGGCCCAGCCACGGAGGAGTCCCGACCACCAAGGGAGCAGGGGGACTGGGAGGCAAGAGGTCGGGGGAGGCCGGGATCAGGGCGGGAGGAACCCGATGGGTTCTGCTGCGGCTTCAGGAGCGGGGTATAGGGTAGGATCAGAAAGGGGACTGAAGCCCGGGACCAGAACTGGGGGTGCCAGGAGCGGGACCTCCAGTGGGAGCTGCGGGGTCCTCGCGGGTTCTTGCGGGCCGGTTGGTGGCTACCCATCCCCAGAAGCCTGGCTGCATTCCCCTCTAAGGAGGCTTCGAAGGGCCGGACTGGGTTTCCCCTCCAGGGCACCGGGTCGCAAAAGCGGCGTCGAAAACTCATGAACAGGCGGCCGGGTCTGGGGCCGCCGGGGCAGTCGTGGCGTTGGGGGCGTCCTGCCCATTGGGCTGACTTCAGGGTCTCGGTCTGCGGCCTCCCTGGCCGTCCCTGCCTCCTTTTCCAGGTGTGCCTCGGCCCAGGGCTCCCAGCCACCACCTTGGGGCTGCAGAAGGCGGGCGGTCACGCCGGGGCGGAGGCCAGGAGGCGGCTCACCCCGTCTCCAAGCTTTCCTGACCTGCGACTGTTCGGTTCTCCCGACTGGCCTTGGTCGTTGCCTTTTAGGGTCTCGGTGTGACCAACTAAGCAGACACCCAGCGGCAGCGCCGCACTTGGGGAGACTGCAGGACAGAAATGGGCCTAGAGGTGAAGGAGCCCTTCCCAAATCGGACAGTCCCGGGGCTGGAGAGCCGGGAGCAACCCAGTTCCCTGAAGAAATGATTGCAGTTGCTCAGGCAAAACACATAGGCCTGGAACCAACCCTGGGTGGGCGTTTAAGGGCTTGAGCCAGCTTCTGCCCCTCAAGACTCCCCAGGGAGCACGCGCCTGCGGGGAAGGACGTGGGCCGGGTGGAAAGTGGCCCGGAACCCCGGGAAGAAGGCGGGCAGGGCACCAGGCAGGCCGCTGGGCCAGCGCCACTAGCTCTCGCACCTTCGGCCCAGGGTCTCCAGCACTGGGAGGGCGACAGCGGCGACAGTGCACCGTCCCCCTTGCGCGCACTGAGGAGCCTGTCTTGGAGCTGAGACCTCCTCGCCCCCTCCAAGCTTACTGAGCACCCGGCCGGCAGCCCCCGACTCCCCGGGACGCTGCCTTGACCCCACCTAATCTGGTCACTCACCTCCTAACCTTTCAGGGTCCAGAAGGACCCGCGTCCTGCCCCACCTTGCTGGGTGCAGAGCCTGGTGCACGCGGGACCCGCACCCGCACGAACACGCAGCGCCCTTCCCGGCCTCAGGCCGAGCCGGACCACAACGCCGCTATTAGTAAGGACTAAAAACGAAACTTCTCCCCGAAGCCCAACTTTCCCCAGTAAGAAGGTGTCAAGGGTTAAACCGTTCGATTTGCCCTTTTTCTTGATCTTAGAGGGAAGAGGCTAGAACTCCTGGCACCTTTATGGGCCTCAGACCTGTGGCTGCTGCCAGCAGTCTCAGTCCCACTAACTTTGATCAGCCTTATTAATTCCAGCTGTGCTCTATTTGTTTGTCATTTTCCCCTTTTCCTCTGGAATCATTATTTATAgcacgggggaaaaaaaaaagcccactgtTAGAATGGAGGCAAGGAGGGAATTTCTGAGAACCATTGGGTGAATGTATTTTTCCTTAAAGGTCACCAAAAaggcggggagggggaggggtgagTCTTGACTCTTACGAGCTCTTCTTTGAATTTATTACTCAAGAGCATTAACTAATCACCAgatcagataaatgaaaaaaaaattccctaaaaTAACCCAAGGTAATTATAACCGTGCTGTTGACACTAACGATTAATAATTGATCAGGAGTCACACACAATAAATTGTCAATTTATCTCCCCACAAAAATGCGAGTGCTTGTGTAgcattctgttttgtttcttcccTCTGGGTATTTTCTGTGAATATCGAGTCTGTATTGGAGGCAGCCCCAAACCTCATAGTCAATTCTTTAAGAATAttagatttcatttatttacagCTCCATATAGAACAAAGTAACATTAGaacaccttttaaaaatacttttctttattaTCATGGGGCCagagttaaacaaacaaaaaaaattcttcctctttccttttatcTGGGATTGCGCAAACATGGACAACagatatttcctttcttcattgtATTAGCAATACAGTCCTCCTAAATTGTGTCTTCAATTATTATCTTtcttagaaagagagagaacactCTGCCTTCACAGTAGGAAACACAAGACTATTCTCTGTTCCAAGGGTGGAGGGGACAGAGGTGCCGGTTGAGGCCACATCCATCTGTTTCTAGGGATGCAGCTGAAGGGAGAGGCTGACGCATACAAGTGGGGTGTCTGCTTCCTAAAACTGGGGCTCAAAGTGTTTTATCTTCCACCTGTCAATGGCTGAGGTCCAAGTGCATATTGTTGAAAACCAGATTCGTAGCATTCTAGCCCAAGCAAAGGGGAGGGCTAGTGAGTGCTGTCATTATGGCCAATAGACAGTAATTTTCAGCAACTGGAAAATTATATTGTCGTAGATTACTTCTCCTTATAATTAGCCTTTAAAATATCTGTAGGGATTTGTCACTTGCATAAAGGTTTGAAAATACATCAAAGGGACATGTCCCCCTTGCGATTTGTAGAAATTCAAATGATGTTAATCATAATATCCACATAGCACAGACGGTTGTGTATCGTTCCCAAGATAGCCTCTTCGGTTAACACTTTCAAAAAAATAGTTAAAGTGTTATTTTTGTAAAAGcagtttaaaacatatttaatatatctatttatattttaattttgagtctAAATGAATATTTTCCTTGGGATTCTCAAGGCACTGGGCaactaaagaaaaattatatagtgATAATTATTGTATATTGTTACTTGGATGAAACTTTCTCATAATTCAGTTCAGAGTGTTATTGAAATTTGAAAATGCCTCTGAGTGGACCACAAATTggtttggaataattttttttccaaattgatgTCTGTTTAATTGGGCTGTAACAGTGGTAGTTTAGTATGTACATTTACTCCGTAGTTAAAAAACAAAGGGTCCACTTTACTTTTAGCCTCCTTGATAAGTATTTAAATGCAATTGTAAATGATCCGAAAACGCGCACGGGCTTCGGAGGTGGCTATTTCATCCTTGTGTTTCTTCGCAGTGGTTCTCGCCTCCCAGAATCCGGAGAGATCTAATAAACACATAAGTTAAAGAGAGCCTCAGGGGAACCCCGAGCCCTCCCCCGCCACTCTCCCATCTCCAGAATGAGATCCGCGGCGGCCCGGCGAGGGGGTTATGGTGAAGCGCACCCCAGGTAGGCTACCCTGAGCCCAGGCCCAAGGCTGCCCCTCTAGGCCCCCAGCACCcagcccccttcctctctctccgcTCCCCGCCCCTCCTTCCTCGCATCAGACAAAGGTGGATGAAGTTCTTTTCAAGTTTCaaaggcagttgctgggcagctTTGCAGAAACAATAACTCTTTTATTGGGAACAAATGTTGACATTTGACGGGCGCTGGAGGCAGCGCCCGCGCCGGCCGCCGGGCAAGCGCCCCGGTGCTCTCGGCAGCGCCCGGCCCCCGGGGCCCACCTGAGATTAAAGCGCGAATTCCGATAAATCAGCTCTAAGGAAACCCTGGGCCGCGGAGAGCAGAAGGGCTGTCGCGGATCCACCACGCGGGCGCCGGGCCGCGGAGCCGGGAGCGCGCCCAGGCCTGCACCCGCAGCAAAGCCAAGGCCACCGCCCCAAAGCCCATCTGCTCCTGGTCGCCCCGGCCTCAGTCAACAACAGCAAACGTGTATCTTGGAGGGCTAGGTAATTTTtgaatatgaaaattttaaagcaaaaataaaattcagaccCCATTAGCTTCCCTCTCCAGTGAAAGatatctctctttctccttccttcctcattcATCTTTCCCAATGACCAGCATGGAGAGGAGCTCATAAATCActctacatttctttaaaaagatcccTCTAAACACCTGCAGGTTTTATGTTCTTAGTGTATATTTTAGAAATCAAGTTCTCTAGAAGGAAATTCAGGTCAGGAGACAGAGTGGGTAAGTTATGGAAATCTTTAATAATTTGTTGGGCATATAAACATCAAAGAAGCTTCCTTAGCCTTGGCTAATCTCCTGAGCTGCTTTGAGTTTTCACCAATTGAAATGTGCATGTCCTCCCAGAGAATggagtcgtgtgtgtgtgtgtgtgtgtgtgtgtgtgtgcgttaaAAGGGAACAGGGATCGCATGTTCGGGTAAAACAATCTTCCTTGTTCCAAAGCGAGGCGGCTTTTACCCCTGCTCCAATGCCTGAACATAAGCGCAAAGGTTAATTTTGGCTTAGCTTTTCTACTCCCACACTTAAGAAATGTACTGCCTTAAATGTTGTATCTTCATTAGAGTGCATGATCTTTCCgtgtttattttgttaaatattgttAACTTTCATACTTTTCACAGAAGTCTTCCAATTACTCTAGTTATAACATTACATATAGCAGAGACATTGCTGCCATGTGCAATTTATTTCCTGCTGATTTAGGAAATATGGGTAATATTAATAAAACTAAACCATGTAAGTCCTTCAGACAACAATCTAAAATGCTTCCTGAAGGGGAAAATCATTATCTCTATGAAAAGTCTATGAAGGTTTTATTTCTAAAACCAAAACAAGCAAATATACTCAATCCCCCTTTTACCCTCCAGACCTCAGATGTGTTTGTTTCCAGATACACTGCCACAGAGTGGCAAAGCTTACCATGTGAAAAATCTTTCCTCCTGCCAATAGATAGCTCAGCTCCAAACATGTTCATATCTATTACTAGGAGaggcagagaagacagaaaaatagttCTCCACCGCAGAGATTTACTTTATGTCTGACCTTCAAATGCTTCAATATTTAAAACCaacaaaatacataagaaacaacagaaaacagaaacctGGTTCTGCCCCCCTTCTCCACAGTCAAACCACAATCACTTCTCCCCATCGGTATGGCTCTGTGTCCAGTTAACAGTCCCCGGGCTTGGCCTCAAGTATCTAAGATTactttcaaacactctttctaaCAAGACCCCAGCAAGAGGCCACTAATTTCTATGGCAAAAAAAGCCACTAGAGAGAGATCCGTTTGTCAATATCAACTGGTCCAGCAATTTCCCATCCTCAGACACATTGGCCTATCGGAGCTGGCAGATGTTTAGACAAGATTTTATAAATTGTTCAATATCAGCCCATAATGAACCCCAACTGACCATTCCAAAGCAGCTAAAAGCATCCCAGACCTCCCCCGCTGGGATCCAATAATGCTCTCATGCTGCAACATTATTAATCATGGAATAAAATAGATGAACCTCTTGAAAAATAAGTGTATGATTGATTAAAGGGCAATCTAAGAAgctattattcttgttttataacCGTAAGTTATATTCACTCAATTTATCTTTCGAGAGGAAATAAATGATTGTTCATTTCTTCTCTGaaattatattatatagatatcCATATAATTTTGCTGAAAATTAAAGTGACAGTCTTGCTACTTTTATGATACTAATCAAAGGGGATATGTTACTTGACTACAAATTTTAGACTTGTCCTATAATTAGAAAGTGAGTAACACAATAAAGAGGCAGTAGTCTAAGGTTGTTTAAAGGTTTCTTTTCCCCCAGGGTAAAAGTAAGAGCCACTAAAAGGAAAGTAAGTCCCTCCCCCAGATCCTCACCCTAGGTTTAATGTGCATTATTGGAAAAGGAGAGTTAAGAAATCCTTCCATAAATTTGAATAATTAGGCCAATTGGGATAATTCaggctttaaaaaaacaattatttcaatCAGTAATTTATTGGTGGGGGGGTGTGACTCTCCATTATCAATATTATTCTCCAGTTTGGTTTACTGAGGAGGTTCAAGAAGCCAGcatcagaaataaatataaaatgcataggGTGTCAGATcattttattttgccaagtttTAAACATGTACACtaacaagtaattagcatactcAGGGCACAAAAATCttacgttttttgttttttttgcaatACATATATAGAAATCATCTACAGCACGTGTTTCTCCCAATTGTATACTTCTCTtccatctgcctttttttttttttttcaatgatcaAGAGAGAAACCAGAGTTTATTTCACACAGGTTTTCATTAAAAAGGTGAAGTCAGATCACCTGGAGGTTATTCACTAGAGCTCCACCCCAAATCATTCTTCTAGGAAAAATAAGCCCCAAACACCATATTATTGTAGACTAGTCtgtttttatttacaatttaagATATAAATTAGTAAAGAATTCGTGTTAAACAACCAACAAAGATTGTATAACCAGCaatgttcaaataaaaaccaggcagaatttatttacaaaaagttTAGATTCCATTGCAATACAACTTGCATAAATTACTAGAAGCTTtatatcattataaaaataaatatcaaatttgTTTCCACTTCTGAAGTACTCAAGTTCTTCAATCACGTTTTATTTCTACTGTGTACATCTTTTACAAATAAACTTTACAGTAAATCCTATCACACCTATAGAATATATACCGTGGCAATGAAGTGATCAATTCAAGATATCCTGAGAAAAACAGATTGTTTTCAAAAGTCACACATACATCGGGGAAACTATACTATGCCAACAAATTCACGTATGTCCAACAATAGTCTGTTCGAATTGTTAGAGTCTGTGGGCTGACAGTGCTGTTTGGATCCTTGTCTTTTACAGTGGCACAAGATGTGGTCTGGATTTAGACATCTGTTTGTTGTATCTGTAAATTTATGAGCTTGGGAAGAGAGAATGGcctgctgacttttttttttttttttttttcaaagcaattGTGACACCTACCTGTGGACCAAGGAAAAAACCAAATCATCCCCAATCTTTCAGTTCCACACCAACACCATTATAAAAACGAGTTGATCTGAAGTGGTTCCAACTCTTTCTTATCTTCAGGATATGATTAGTAATTCTGACTTGTTGCAAAGcaacatattttttgagatgctGTTGTGAGCCCCGGGAGAATGTCAGAGTCCTGTCCACTTGGACATGGGTGGAGGGGAGGTTGGACAGGGCTGATAAAAGACTAGGACGCCTCGTGTCTCTTCAGTCTTATTTTGCAAACACCATCTATAAAGGTTTTTGCTACTCCAAGTTTTGGTAGCCCAAGCTCATCAAAGCATGTGTCTATTATGTGTCTAGCATAGTAAAAATGGCTCTAAATTGCATATAAATGCCCAGATTTTAATAATCTattgtttcaaaagaaaacaacagtagtgtgtaatatatatatatacgtactatatatatacatatatatattacacacacacacacacacacacatatatatatatttttccttccctAGGTAAAGGAGCGATAGAACTTGTGCCAAAAAGAGGGaatctataaaacagaaaatatagttTCCCCCTTAAGGAAAGAAAAGCTGGACAAGATTGAAATGCTCTGTCTTCTAACCCCATGACCAGAAGCAAGAAAAACACATTAAGCAAGTTGGTGCTGGGAGGCTCCAGAGGGTCTGGGAAGCACCAGGGTGCCCACTTACTTGCATTGCTGTGCTCGGCCCTTCTATAGGTAGGGCTGGACGCCCCCGCCAACCACGGTGCAGCCCTCGCTGGCATCTGTCAGGGGAGTGGGCAGTTAGTCAGAACGGACCCCACAGCCTGCTGGCTGCGCAGACCACCGTGCACCCACCATCCTCCACTCCCAGGCAAACAGCAGTTTGGGAAACCGACTGTCTCCAGGGCCGCAATGTGAGACGACTTTTGGTGATGTTCCCTAGTTCTTAACTTTCCCCCTTGAACTCCTCTTTCGGGTAGCCTGACTTAGGAGCAACAGGCAACATAGTACAGGGGAAAAAACGGGTTTCTTTccgaacaacaacaacaacaacaacaacaacaaaaagcggaaaacatttgattttatcttttgaaGACAAAACGCCTCTGAGAGTAACTGGAACGTTTTGTTTGCTTCTAGCCAACGGCAGAAAAGCGGATTCAACTCTGTCTCCTTAACCAACAAGACACCGAAACACACCCAGGCTCATTAGGCGACACGCTGTAATTTGAATTTCGTGGCAATCTGGGTTTGCCGAAACTAAGACAGCCACGATAGTAACAGTCAAAACAACagtaaattaagtaaaaataaataataacagggCAAGTCTAAGAAGGCCACACCTTCTTTGGCTTCCATCTCGCCCTCTGCCCTCACTCTGCTAATTCTGGGTCCCAGGAGTGGCCCCCTGGATCTTCTTCCCGGACCCTCCCTCGGGCCTCCCGGGCGCTCCGCCTCCCCGGGGctggctctccctcccctcccggGCGCCCCCGGCCGCGGGCTGCCTACCTTTCTTGGGCTCGTAGCCGCCGCCCGGGGGCCGGTAGTGGGACTCGAGCGGGTGCGCGCCCGCCTTGCCCGCGTCGCTGGCCGCCTTTGGCGCTGTGTGCAGGGCCTCGCCGGGGGCCGCGGCCGCGGAGTTGTACCGCAGGAGACCCTGGCCCTGCAGCGCCGCGTTCAAGTTCCCGTAGTTTGTGTAGTTGCCGTAGAAGGGCGACGTGTAGTAGAGGGGGCGGCCCAGCAGCGGCGAGGCAGGGTAGGGAGAGCCTCCCGGCGGTGCCCCAGTTGAGGCCGGCGCGGCGGCCGCGGGCAGCCCCGGTGGCCCGCAGCCCGGGCCCAGGCTCGGCTGCTTGAGGTCCGACGTGGCGATCTCGGCCAGCGACCACAGCTTGGGCTTGCTGGCGGGGGGCGGCGCGCCCGGAGACGTCCGGCTGCCCTGGGGCGTCTTGCCGCCACCGCGGGGCGCGGCCTCGGGCGGGGGGCTCAGCAGCGGCGCCTCCAAGCCGGTGAGCGGCGACGAGGTCACGGGCTTGGGCGGCGCCAGGCCCCGCTCGCCCTCCTCGTCGTCGTCCTCGTCGTCCTCCAGGTCGTCGTACTTGTCCTTGCACTCCGAGCCCGATTCGCACAGAGGGTCCCCGACGCGGCACGGAAGCTTCTCCCCGTCCGACTCGGCCGAGCACGAGTGATCCGTGAGCGAGTCCACGTGCAGGCTGATCCCTGCGGGGGCGCGGGCACGGTGGGTGGCACGCGAGGACAGCGCAGACACCTGGAGCCCCCTCCGCCCCCTGTCCTGCGGCACTGGGCCCTCCCCACGGGACCCCTCACCTCTCCCCCACCCGACCACGTGACAGGCGGAGACTGACCTCCCCGGGAAGCGCCCGAGGAATCGCTCGCTCAAATCCCGGCAACCCCAGAGCAATGTGGTGCGGCTGGGGCTCCGGCCCGGACCTGGGGTGTCCGGCGGGCAGCGTCCTCCCCAGCTTAGCTCTGCGCCCCGCCTGGGAAGAAAGCGCCCCGAGACCTTGCGCCTGCCGCTGCCCGCTCACCTTCGTCCTCCGCCGAGGTCTCCGTGCCCTCCTGCGCCTTGTCGGGACTCTCGTCCTTGCTTCTGGCCGCGTCGCCCTCGTCCTCGTCCTCATCTTCGCTTTTGTTCCTCGGGGCCCAGGTCATCTTGTTCTCCTTCTTGAGGCGCCGGCGCGCGTTGGCGAACCAGGTGGAGACCTGAGTGAGGGTCATCTTGGTGATGATGGCTAGCATGATCTTCTCGCCCTTGGTGGGGTAGGGGTTCTTGCGGTGCTCGTTGAGCCAGGCCTTTAGAGTGGCCGTGGCGTCCCGCGTGGCGTTCTTGCGGTACGCGGGGTCGTTGAGCTGGTACGGGTAGGCCGCGCTGCCGTACGGGTGGTAGCTGATGGCGCCGGTCATGCCGGTGGTGTGCGCGTCGTAGGGTGCGCCCTGGAACCAACAAGAGCCTGTGAGTGGAGTATGCGGAGACCCCGCGGGCAACCAGCCAGAGGATGCCACCCCTCCGCCCGCCCATGG
Coding sequences:
- the LOC129059320 gene encoding proline-rich protein 2-like, with the translated sequence MSFRRRFCDPVPWRGNPVRPFEASLEGNAARLLGMGSHQPARKNPRGPRSSHWRSRSWHPQFWSRASVPFLILPYTPLLKPQQNPSGSSRPDPGLPRPLASQSPCSLGGRDSSVAGPGCSPRSLALSLRPAARDSGDRARRVNKAAPQTAGKPKAPGPGSGRSRGPAATAAGVQGPRDQGRCRAPRFPPQPAFPSSPVPPVSYVSGPACTPYFCCALQQSSTAPGRPTQRFSTALAAAFGRREPSSPDLWPQRPGGQGTPTGPQAVPPAPPPPPGPALRTTEFMRQAGFYRPNKAR
- the IRX2 gene encoding iroquois-class homeodomain protein IRX-2, which produces MSYPQGYLYQAPGSLALYSCPAYGASALAAPRSEELARSASGSAFSPYPGSAAFTAQAATGFGSPLQYSADAAAAAAAGFPSYMGAPYDAHTTGMTGAISYHPYGSAAYPYQLNDPAYRKNATRDATATLKAWLNEHRKNPYPTKGEKIMLAIITKMTLTQVSTWFANARRRLKKENKMTWAPRNKSEDEDEDEGDAARSKDESPDKAQEGTETSAEDEGISLHVDSLTDHSCSAESDGEKLPCRVGDPLCESGSECKDKYDDLEDDEDDDEEGERGLAPPKPVTSSPLTGLEAPLLSPPPEAAPRGGGKTPQGSRTSPGAPPPASKPKLWSLAEIATSDLKQPSLGPGCGPPGLPAAAAPASTGAPPGGSPYPASPLLGRPLYYTSPFYGNYTNYGNLNAALQGQGLLRYNSAAAAPGEALHTAPKAASDAGKAGAHPLESHYRPPGGGYEPKKDASEGCTVVGGGVQPYL